In Bubalus bubalis isolate 160015118507 breed Murrah chromosome 3, NDDB_SH_1, whole genome shotgun sequence, a genomic segment contains:
- the TRAPPC1 gene encoding trafficking protein particle complex subunit 1 codes for MTVHNLYLFDRNGVCLHYSEWHRKKQAGIPKEEEYKLMYGMLFSIRSFVSKMSPLDMKDGFLAFQTSRYKLHYYETPTGIKVVMNTDLGVGPIRDVLHHIYSALYVELVVKNPLCPLGQTVQSELFRSRLDSYVRSLPFFSARAG; via the exons ATGACTGTCCACAACCTGTACCTGTTTGACCGAAATGGAGTGTGTCTGCATTACAGCGAGTGGCACCGCAAGAAGCAAGCAGGGATCCCTAAGGAGGAG GAGTACAAGCTGATGTACGGGATGCTCTTCTCTATCCGCTCTTTTGTCAGCAAGATGTCCCCGCTAGACAT GAAGGACGGCTTCCTGGCCTTCCAAACTAGCCGTTACAAACTGCATTACTACGAGACGCCCACTGGGATCAAGGTTGTCATGAATACAGACTTGGGCGTGGGGCCCATCCGAGATGTGCTGCACCACATCTACAGTGCG CTGTATGTGGagctggtggtgaagaatccccTGTGCCCGCTTGGCCAGACTGTGCAAAGTGAGCTCTTCCGCTCCCGACTGGACTCCTACGTCCGCTCTCTGCCCTTCTTCTCCGCCCGGGCTGGCTGA